A single window of Nicotiana sylvestris chromosome 5, ASM39365v2, whole genome shotgun sequence DNA harbors:
- the LOC138868751 gene encoding uncharacterized protein — protein MKAIIWNVRSVNTMQAFERLITMHRQHHFEFIGILEPMQQSNKMENYRRRIGLAQAVVNVSNKIWAFIDEVFDVDILYNTTQQITLRLFHTETHVELTLTLVYAKCDVIERIELWNSLYAMASDMTVPWLVGGDFNVIWDEEEKFGGLPVSLNEVDDFRHCINTCNLTDLGFKGSIYTWWNGRSEEDCIFKRLDRCLDLVKENWKADFAANPFVSFNHKLKKLKKALSTWSKATYGDIFQKIASLEEVVLVHERQFELSPTQMNRQKLHKVQAEMIKYLALEEQFWRQKAGMAWFKDGDRNTRFFHAQVNGRRKRLKLTRIQDNLGNWVEEEDQIATEVVKFYQEQFREDTIPTTFHIIDHIPSMITMEQNEKLNSNPTREEIKHAVFGLNGDTAGGPDGFTGLFYQSCWEIIGEDIVQMVLSFFCGQQLPKSVTHTNLVLLPKKKEVSTFSDLRPISLSNSVNKIFSRVVHDRMVGILPVLISEEQAGFVNDRSIVKNVLLTQEIVTDMRLRTKAGPNVVIKLDMTKAYDRLSWLFLTKVLRKMGFSERFIGLVFDLVGNNWYSVLINGQPHGFFKLSRGVNQGDPLSPTLFILVAEALSRGLNSLHTNLYFYGFGMPKWSPKINHLAYADDTIIFSSSDATSLRLIMEILQVYENASGQRVNKGKFAVYIHYLVDQEVVRKVERTTGIGRHDFPFTYLGCPNFYARRKMEHYQGLLTKVLDKLQSWKGKLLSIGGRAVLITNVLQSMPIHLLSAVNPPNYVINKLHKMFAQFFWSSSVGSTSRHWASWTNLCMPYEEGGIGFRSLHDVAKALFCKLWWIFRTKPSLWSSFMSQKYCKKMNSVVVPWKGDFAIDDNIHNVSDVGEDGRWNVERLLEVLPEEFATHIIERVKPPVISNDLDVPFWMLETKGNFTVKSAWDYLRRREDPRRAYCLICVKANAARTVWNFFLNRARIATEGLSLHQAITKCWTTPVLPRIKPILQALPSFICWELWKRRNSLKHGEVVSVSRVIYQVSNKLQSLIKLRKPGLHVPHKWQDMLLVLENYTPKLKFEKVLWEFPLEGWIKANTDGASRGNPGRSSIGVCLRDEYGDVQYVAGREINEGSNNEAEAEAMVEALRICRSLNYSNIWLQTDSLLLKNIIDGIWKPPNIVEQVEEIRRLKERCNLRISHVFREGNKLADHLANYTLDFGPIEAYHFRDLDNQSRKIVNEDKSQCPYIRVKNCIIGVEMLIADAGQTRRYLSSLSSSASSTSENAGIGCQSGKMYMIMSYLTEELQMVVSMLCIQSTRRTLKAKHKKL, from the exons ATGAAGGCAATTATATGGAATGTGAGGTCTGTTAATACAATGCAGGCATTTGAAAGATTGATCACAATGCATAGACAACATCACTTTGAATTTATAGGGATTCTTGAACCTATGCAACAATCTAACAAGATGGAAAACTACAGAAGACGGATAGGCTTGGCCCAAGCAGTAGTGAATGTCTCAAACAAAATTTGGGCTTTCATTGATGAAGTTTTTGATGTGGATATTTTGTATAACACGACACAGCAGATTACACTGAGATTATTCCATACAGAAACACATGTCGAGCTCACTCTCACATTGGTATATGCAAAATGTGATGTTATCGAAAGAATAGAATTGTGGAATTCACTCTATGCAATGGCTTCTGACATGACAGTACCATGGCTTGTGGGAGGTGATTTTAATGTAATTTGGGATGAGGAGGAGAAATTTGGTGGATTACCTGTATCATTAAATGAGGTTGATGATTTTAGGCACTGCATCAATACCTGCAATTTGACTGATTTGGGCTTCAAAGGGAGCATTTACACATGGTGGAATGGTAGATCAGAGGAAGACTGTATTTTCAAGCGGCTGGATAGATGTCTTG ATTTGGTAAAGGAAAattggaaggctgactttgctgCTAATCCTTTTGTGTCCTTTAATCATAAATTAAAGAAACTTAAGAAAGCCTTGTCTACTTGGAGTAAAGCTACTTATGGAGATATTTTTCAGAAAATTGCTAGCCTAGAAGAAGTGGTCCTAGTTCATGAAAGACAATTTGAGCTTTCTCCTACTCAAATGAACAGACAAAAGTTGCATAAGGTTCAAGCTGAAATGATAAAATACTTGGCATTGGAAGAACAATTTTGGAGACAAAAGGCCGGAATGGCTTGGTTTAAGGATGGTGATAGAAACACAAGATTTTTTCATGCGCAAGTTAATGGAAGAAGGAAAAGGTTAAAACTCACCAGAATTCAAGACAATCTTGGAAATTGGGTGGAAGAGGAAGATCAAATTGCAACAGAAGTAGTAAAATTCTACCAGGAGCAATTCAGGGAAGATACAATTCCAACAACTTTTCACATAATTGATCATATCCCATCCATGATAACTATGGAGCAAAATGAGAAGCTAAACAGCAATCCCACTCGAGAGGAAATCAAGCATGCAGTTTTTGGGTTGAATGGAGATACAGCAGGAGGGCCAGATGGTTTTACTGGACTATTCTACCAATCTTGCTGGGAGATTATAGGTGAAGACATTGTGCAGATGGTATTATCCTTCTTCTGTGGACAACAACTTCCCAAAAGTGTGACCCACACAAATTTAGTCCTGTTACCAAAAAAGAAAGAAGTCAGTACCTTTTCAGACTTACGCCCGATAAGTCTTAGCAATTCCGTCAACAAGATATTTTCAAGAGTAGTTCATGACAGAATGGTGGGCATATTACCAGTATTAATATCAGAGGAGCAAGCAGGGTTTGTGAATGATAGAAGCATAGTGAAAAATGTTTTGTTAACTCAGGAGATAGTCACAGATATGAGGCTCAGAACTAAAGCTGGTCCTAATGTTGTGATCAAACTCGATATGACGAAAGCATATGATAGGTTGTCATGGTTATTTCTTACTAAAGTGCTGAGGAAAATGGGATTCTCTGAAAGGTTTATTGGATTGGTATTTGATTTGGTTGGAAATAATTGGTATTCAGTTCTAATAAATGGACAGCCACATGGTTTTTTCAAATTATCGAGGGGAGTAAATCAAGGGGATCCATTGTCTCCGACACTTTTTATTCTGGTTGCTGAAGCTTTGTCAAGGGGATTGAATTCTCTGCATACAAACCTGTACTTTTATGGCTTTGGAATGCCTAAATGGAGCCCAAAAATCAATCATCTTGCATACGCAGATGACACCATAATCTTCAGTTCTTCTGATGCAACTTCTCTTCGACTCATCATGGAGATCCTACAAGTATATGAAAATGCATCAGGCCAGCGGGTTAATAAAGGTAAATTTGCTGTATATATTCATTACTTGGTAGATCAAGAAGTAGTAAGGAAAGTAGAGAGGACTACTGGAATTGGTAGGCATGACTTCCCCTTCACCTATCTGGGATGCCCAAATTTCTATGCTAGGAGGAAGATGGAACACTATCAAGGATTGCTGACCAAAGTCCTTGACAAATTGCAAAGCTGGAAAGGTAAACTTCTATCCATTGGGGGTAGAGCAGTCTTAATAACTAATGTCTTACAGAGCATGCCCATTCACTTGTTATCCGCTGTCAATCCTCCTAACTATGTTATTAACAAGCTTCATAAAATGTTTGCAcaattcttttggagtagttctgtGGGTAGTACTAGTAGGCACTGGGCTTCTTGGACCAATCTGTGTATGCCATATGAAGAAGGAGGCATTGGATTTAGATCTCTACATGACGTAGCTAAGGCACTTTTCTGCAAGCTTTGGTGGATTTTCAGGACTAAACCAAGCCTTTGGAGTTCCTTTATGAGCCAGAAATATTGTAAAAAAATGAATTCTGTGGTAGTGCCCTGGAAGGGAG ATTTTGCGATTGATGATAATATACACAATGTTAGTGATGTGGGTGAGGATGGTCGATGGAATGTGGAAAGGCTATTGGAGGTCTTACCAGAGGAGTTTGCAACACATATAATTGAGAGAGTTAAGCCTCCAGTTATATCTAATGATTTAGATGTTCCTTTTTGGATGCTAGAAACAAAGGGTAATTTCACTGTAAAGTCAGCATGGGATTATTTAAGGAGGAGGGAGGATCCTAGAAGAGCATATTGTTTGATTTGCGTAAAAG CAAATGCAGCAAGGACAGTGTGGAATTTTTTTCTAAACAGGGCAAGAATAGCAACAGAGGGACTGAGTTTGCATCAGGCAATAACAAAGTGCTGGACAACACCTGTACTGCCAAGAATTAAACCAATACTACAAGCCCTACCTTCGTTTATCTGTTGGGAATTATGGAAAAGGAGAAATAGCTTAAAACATGGTGAAGTTGTATCTGTTAGTCGGGTTATTTATCAGGTGTCCAACAAATTACAATCACTGATAAAACTGAGAAAACCAGGACTGCATGTTCCTCATAAATGGCAGGATATGTTATTGGTGCTTGAGAATTATACTcctaagctgaaatttgagaaagtgCTTTGGGAGTTTCCATTGGAAGGTTGGATTAAAGCTAATACTGATGGTGCATCTAGAGGCAATCCGGGAAGAAGTTCGATTGGGGTGTGCTTGAGAGATGAATATGGTGATGTTCAGTATGTTGCAGGTAGGGAAATTAATGAGGGCTCAAACAATGAAGCTGAAGCTGAAGCAATGGTGGAGGCATTGAGAATATGCAGGTCATTGAATTACTCTAACATATGGCTACAAACTGACTCGTTGTTACTGAAAAATATAATAGATGGCATATGGAAACCTCCAAATATTGTGGAACAAGTGGAGGAAATAAGGAGATTGAAGGAGAGATGCAACCTAAGAATATCACATGTTTTCAGAGAAGGGAACAAGCTGGCAGATCACCTAGCAAACTATACATTGGATTTTGGTCCTATTGAAGCGTATCATTTTAGAGATCTGGACAATCAAAGCAGGAAGATAGTAAATGAAGATAAATCACAATGCCCGTATATCAGAGTGAAG AATTGTATAATTGGTGTTGAGATGCTTATTGCTGATGCCGGCCAAACAAGAAGATATCTATCTAGTCTCTCTTCTTCTGCTAGCAGTACTTCTGAAAATGCTGGGATTGGTTGTCAATCTGGAAAGATGTATATGATAATGTCTTACCTTACTGAAGAACTACAGATGGTAGTATCAATGCTATGCATTCAATCAACTAGAAGGACACTAAAAGCAAAACACAAGAAGTTATGA